A genomic segment from Campylobacter concisus encodes:
- a CDS encoding F0F1 ATP synthase subunit delta, protein MNEVVAKKYVKAILSDVKSNELNVFVENLSELAAAFASDKFKSIISLPTLKASQKVDFVLSLVKSQDVKFANFIKLLGVNKRLELIPAILNEMKIEQSLLENTYRGEVIGNFDLSAEQLKALEENFSKKFDSKIKLNGSKSEYNGVKVELDDLGVEVNFSIDRLKSQMSEYILKAI, encoded by the coding sequence ATGAATGAAGTAGTAGCTAAAAAATACGTAAAAGCGATCTTAAGCGACGTAAAATCAAATGAACTTAATGTATTTGTTGAAAATTTATCAGAGCTGGCAGCAGCTTTTGCTAGCGATAAATTTAAAAGCATTATAAGTTTGCCGACATTAAAAGCTTCACAAAAGGTTGATTTTGTACTATCTTTGGTTAAAAGTCAAGATGTCAAATTTGCAAATTTTATTAAGCTTCTTGGCGTAAATAAAAGACTGGAACTTATCCCAGCGATCTTAAATGAGATGAAGATAGAGCAATCTTTGCTTGAAAATACATATCGTGGCGAGGTTATTGGAAATTTTGACCTAAGCGCTGAGCAGCTGAAAGCTTTGGAAGAGAATTTTTCTAAGAAATTTGACTCTAAGATCAAGCTTAATGGCTCAAAGAGCGAATACAACGGTGTAAAAGTTGAGTTAGATGATTTGGGTGTCGAGGTAAATTTCTCTATCGACAGACTAAAAAGTCAAATGAGTGAATATATATTAAAAGCAATTTAA
- the atpA gene encoding F0F1 ATP synthase subunit alpha, protein MSAKIKADEISTIIKERIENFDLSVDVEETGKVISVADGVANVYGLKNVMAGEMVEFESGEKGMALNLEESSVGIVILGKTSGITEGSSVKRLKKLLRVPVGDALIGRVVNSLGEPIDAKGPIEATESRFVEEKAKGIMARKSVHEPLQTGIKAIDALVPIGRGQRELIIGDRQTGKTTVAIDTIINQKGQDVICIYVAIGQKQSTVAQVVKKLEEYGAMDYTIVVNAGASDAAALQYLAPYAGVTMGEYFRDNSRHALIIYDDLSKHAVAYREMSLILRRPPGREAYPGDVFYLHSRLLERASKLNDALGAGSLTALPIIETQAGDVSAYIPTNVISITDGQIFLESDLFNSGIRPAINVGLSVSRVGGAAQIKAIKQVSGTLRLDLAQYRELQAFAQFASDLDESSRKQLERGQKMVEVLKQPPYSPLPVENQVVIIFAGAKGYLDDVATANVTKFEAELYPYIEAKYPEIFEQIRTKKVLDKEVEEILHKALKDFKATFAAN, encoded by the coding sequence GTGAGTGCAAAAATTAAAGCTGACGAAATTAGCACGATAATCAAAGAGCGTATTGAAAATTTTGATTTAAGTGTTGATGTAGAAGAGACCGGTAAAGTCATCTCAGTCGCTGATGGCGTTGCTAACGTTTATGGTTTGAAAAACGTTATGGCTGGTGAGATGGTTGAGTTTGAAAGCGGCGAAAAGGGTATGGCTCTTAACCTTGAAGAGAGCAGTGTTGGTATAGTTATCCTTGGAAAAACTAGCGGTATCACAGAAGGAAGCTCTGTAAAAAGACTTAAAAAACTTCTACGCGTTCCAGTTGGTGACGCATTGATTGGTCGTGTTGTAAATTCACTAGGTGAGCCAATCGACGCTAAAGGCCCAATTGAAGCTACTGAATCTCGCTTTGTTGAAGAAAAAGCAAAAGGTATCATGGCAAGAAAAAGTGTTCATGAGCCACTTCAAACAGGCATCAAAGCGATCGACGCACTTGTGCCAATCGGTAGAGGTCAAAGAGAACTAATCATCGGCGACCGCCAAACTGGTAAAACAACAGTTGCTATCGATACTATCATCAACCAAAAAGGTCAAGATGTTATTTGTATCTATGTAGCTATCGGTCAAAAACAATCAACCGTTGCTCAAGTCGTTAAAAAACTTGAAGAGTACGGTGCTATGGACTATACGATAGTTGTAAACGCTGGTGCTAGTGATGCAGCTGCTCTTCAATACCTTGCTCCTTATGCTGGTGTAACAATGGGTGAATACTTTAGAGATAACTCTCGCCACGCATTAATCATCTATGATGACTTATCAAAACACGCGGTTGCTTACCGTGAGATGTCTTTGATCTTAAGAAGACCACCAGGTCGTGAAGCTTACCCAGGTGACGTTTTCTACCTTCACTCAAGACTTCTAGAAAGAGCAAGTAAGCTAAATGACGCACTAGGTGCGGGATCTTTAACAGCTCTACCTATTATTGAGACTCAAGCGGGCGACGTTTCAGCTTATATTCCAACAAACGTTATTTCTATTACAGATGGTCAAATTTTCCTTGAGAGCGACTTATTTAACTCAGGTATCCGTCCAGCGATCAACGTTGGTCTTTCTGTATCTCGTGTTGGTGGTGCGGCTCAAATAAAAGCTATTAAACAAGTTTCTGGTACACTAAGACTAGACCTTGCTCAGTATCGCGAGCTACAAGCGTTTGCTCAATTTGCAAGCGACCTTGATGAGAGCTCCAGAAAACAACTAGAGCGTGGTCAGAAGATGGTTGAAGTACTAAAACAACCTCCATATTCTCCACTTCCAGTTGAGAATCAAGTAGTTATAATATTTGCTGGCGCTAAGGGTTATTTAGATGATGTTGCAACTGCAAATGTAACAAAATTTGAGGCTGAGCTATATCCATATATTGAGGCAAAATACCCTGAAATTTTTGAGCAAATCAGAACTAAAAAGGTTCTTGATAAAGAAGTAGAAGAAATTTTACATAAAGCGTTGAAAGACTTTAAAGCGACTTTTGCCGCTAACTAG
- the atpG gene encoding ATP synthase F1 subunit gamma, whose translation MSNLKDIKRKIKSVQNTQKTTRAMKLVSTAKLRKAEEAARYSRVYALKINEVLSEIAYKINQYASVMTESKFFNTTKSVEKVDIIFVTADKGLCGGFNVQTIKTVRRMIDELKAKKIKVRLRAVGKKGIEFFNFQGVELLETYVGASSSPTYEKAQKIIKDAIDDFTNGITDKVVLVHNGYKNMISQEIRVNDIVPIEPSKIVAVETNSLMEFEPEDNYTKIMDELLNKYFEYSMYYALVDSLAAEHSARMQAMDNATNNAKQRVKQLNLAYNKARQESITTELIEIISGVESMK comes from the coding sequence ATGTCAAATTTAAAAGATATAAAACGAAAGATTAAGAGCGTCCAGAACACTCAAAAGACGACGCGTGCGATGAAGCTTGTCTCAACAGCAAAGCTTCGCAAAGCCGAAGAGGCTGCTCGCTACTCTAGAGTTTACGCTCTTAAGATCAATGAGGTTTTATCAGAGATAGCTTATAAGATCAATCAATATGCTTCAGTTATGACTGAGAGTAAATTTTTTAACACAACAAAGAGTGTAGAAAAGGTTGATATTATATTTGTTACCGCTGATAAAGGGCTTTGCGGTGGCTTTAATGTCCAGACCATAAAGACAGTTAGGCGCATGATCGATGAGCTAAAAGCTAAAAAGATCAAAGTCAGACTAAGAGCTGTTGGTAAAAAAGGTATAGAATTTTTCAATTTTCAAGGCGTTGAGCTACTTGAAACTTACGTCGGAGCTAGCTCTTCTCCTACATATGAAAAAGCTCAAAAGATCATAAAAGACGCCATTGATGACTTTACAAATGGCATAACTGATAAAGTCGTGCTAGTACACAATGGTTATAAAAATATGATTTCTCAAGAGATTAGAGTAAATGATATTGTGCCTATTGAGCCGTCTAAGATAGTTGCTGTTGAGACAAATTCTTTGATGGAATTTGAGCCAGAAGATAACTATACTAAGATTATGGATGAATTGCTCAATAAATATTTTGAGTATAGTATGTATTATGCCTTAGTTGACTCTTTGGCGGCTGAGCACAGCGCTAGAATGCAAGCTATGGATAATGCAACAAACAATGCTAAACAACGCGTTAAACAGTTAAATCTTGCTTACAATAAAGCAAGACAAGAGTCTATTACCACTGAGCTTATCGAGATCATCAGTGGTGTTGAATCAATGAAATAA
- the atpD gene encoding F0F1 ATP synthase subunit beta, producing the protein MKGVISQVMGPVVDVDFNDYLPKINEAIEVFFEVEGKKHKLILEVAAHLGDNRVRTIAMDMSEGLTRGLEAKALGAPISVPVGEKVLGRIFNVVGDLIDEGEDINFDKHWSIHRDPPPFEEQSTKSEIFETGIKVVDLLAPYAKGGKVGLFGGAGVGKTVIIMELIHNVAFKHSGYSVFAGVGERTREGNDLYHEMKESNVLDKVALCYGQMNEPPGARNRIALTGLTMAEYFRDEMGLDVLMFIDNIFRFSQSGAEMSALLGRIPSAVGYQPTLASEMGKFQERITSTKKGSITSVQAVYVPADDLTDPAPATVFAHLDATTVLNRSIAEKGIYPAVDPLDSTSRMLDPQILGADHYKVARGVQAVLQKYKDLQDIIAILGMDELSEEDKLTVDRARKIERFLSQPFFVAEVFTGSPGKYVSLDENIAGFKGILEGKYDHLPEAAFYMVGNIDEALAKAEKLKA; encoded by the coding sequence ATGAAGGGTGTTATTAGTCAAGTTATGGGCCCTGTGGTCGATGTTGACTTTAATGACTACTTGCCGAAGATCAATGAAGCTATCGAAGTTTTCTTTGAGGTTGAGGGCAAGAAACATAAACTAATATTAGAAGTTGCTGCTCACCTAGGTGATAATAGAGTTAGAACGATCGCTATGGATATGAGTGAGGGTCTGACTCGTGGCTTAGAAGCTAAAGCGCTTGGTGCACCTATTAGTGTGCCAGTTGGCGAAAAAGTTTTGGGTAGAATTTTTAACGTAGTTGGCGATTTGATCGACGAGGGCGAGGATATAAATTTTGATAAGCACTGGTCTATCCACCGCGATCCTCCTCCATTTGAAGAGCAAAGCACAAAAAGTGAAATTTTTGAAACTGGTATCAAGGTAGTTGACCTTCTAGCTCCTTATGCAAAGGGTGGTAAAGTAGGTCTATTTGGTGGTGCTGGCGTTGGTAAAACGGTTATTATTATGGAGCTTATCCACAATGTTGCGTTTAAACACAGCGGCTATTCTGTATTTGCGGGTGTTGGTGAGAGAACTCGTGAAGGTAACGACCTTTATCATGAAATGAAAGAAAGTAACGTTTTGGATAAAGTTGCCTTATGCTATGGACAAATGAACGAGCCACCAGGAGCAAGAAACCGTATCGCGCTAACTGGTCTTACAATGGCTGAGTACTTCCGCGACGAGATGGGACTTGATGTTTTAATGTTTATTGATAACATCTTCCGTTTCTCTCAGTCAGGTGCAGAGATGTCAGCTCTACTTGGACGTATTCCATCAGCTGTTGGTTATCAGCCAACTCTTGCAAGCGAGATGGGTAAATTCCAAGAGAGAATCACATCAACTAAAAAAGGTTCGATCACCTCTGTTCAGGCTGTTTACGTTCCAGCTGACGACCTTACAGACCCAGCTCCTGCAACTGTTTTTGCTCACCTTGATGCTACGACAGTTCTTAACAGATCAATTGCAGAAAAAGGTATCTATCCGGCTGTTGATCCGCTTGATTCTACTTCAAGAATGCTCGATCCTCAAATTTTAGGAGCAGATCACTATAAGGTAGCTCGCGGCGTTCAAGCTGTTCTCCAAAAATATAAAGATCTTCAAGATATCATCGCTATCCTTGGTATGGACGAGCTTAGCGAAGAAGATAAGTTAACAGTTGATAGAGCAAGAAAGATCGAGAGATTTTTATCTCAGCCATTCTTTGTTGCTGAAGTATTTACGGGTAGCCCTGGTAAATATGTAAGTCTTGACGAAAATATAGCTGGCTTTAAGGGAATTTTAGAGGGTAAATATGATCACTTACCAGAAGCAGCATTTTATATGGTTGGAAATATAGATGAGGCTTTAGCTAAAGCTGAGAAACTTAAGGCTTAA
- the atpC gene encoding ATP synthase F1 subunit epsilon yields MDKLHLEIVTPQGQIFNDDVSSVVLPGSEGEFGVLPNHAALISLLKAGIIDIEHKNKKHDVVAINWGYAKIDEGKVVILADGAVYVSGDSESEIANSLEAARNLIESMSSDTNAFAATISKMENVVRTR; encoded by the coding sequence ATGGATAAATTACATTTAGAGATCGTAACTCCTCAAGGTCAGATATTTAATGATGACGTGAGCAGTGTAGTGCTTCCAGGTAGCGAGGGTGAGTTTGGTGTTTTGCCAAACCACGCCGCATTAATATCTCTTTTAAAAGCAGGTATTATAGATATAGAACATAAAAATAAAAAACATGATGTTGTTGCGATTAACTGGGGATATGCAAAGATTGACGAAGGTAAGGTAGTAATACTTGCTGACGGTGCGGTTTACGTCTCTGGTGATAGCGAAAGCGAGATTGCAAATTCATTGGAAGCTGCTAGAAATTTGATAGAGAGCATGAGTAGTGATACAAATGCTTTTGCAGCAACTATATCTAAAATGGAAAATGTAGTGAGAACTAGATAA
- a CDS encoding MotA/TolQ/ExbB proton channel family protein, whose protein sequence is MGGIDLFLNYIQRSSFITIIVLTWLSIYFIVSFTILFSRMAGIGAWQKREQNALEALLMGAKNIPNDSSLRKCANGRISREKLNVCISIAEKNATSGLTWLSVIASTSPFIGLFGTVVSILETFSQLGNGGGSSLGIIAPAISEALVATGCGIFVAIPAYTFNLLIKRKAYELMSVIERQADVMIALKKDDEIL, encoded by the coding sequence GTGGGCGGTATAGATTTATTTTTAAATTACATTCAAAGAAGTAGTTTTATTACAATTATTGTTTTAACTTGGCTGTCAATATATTTTATAGTTAGTTTCACAATTCTTTTTTCAAGAATGGCTGGTATTGGAGCTTGGCAAAAACGTGAGCAAAATGCACTTGAAGCACTGCTTATGGGTGCTAAAAATATTCCAAATGATTCGTCTTTGAGAAAATGTGCAAATGGAAGAATCTCAAGAGAAAAGCTAAATGTATGTATAAGCATAGCCGAGAAAAATGCTACAAGTGGACTAACGTGGCTAAGTGTAATAGCATCTACTTCGCCTTTTATCGGTCTTTTTGGAACCGTTGTTTCTATTTTAGAGACATTTTCACAGCTTGGAAATGGTGGAGGTTCATCACTTGGTATTATTGCTCCAGCTATTTCAGAGGCACTTGTTGCAACTGGTTGCGGAATTTTTGTTGCCATCCCAGCATATACATTTAATTTACTCATAAAAAGAAAAGCTTATGAATTAATGAGTGTTATTGAGCGTCAGGCTGATGTTATGATAGCACTTAAAAAAGATGATGAGATACTATAA
- a CDS encoding biopolymer transporter ExbD yields MAVKFTDETPELNITPLVDIMLVLLAILMVTMPTITYQEDITLPDGSKAKTSTSKQKDLIVSINSQGQVRIDQSTMSLAEFPDNIALMSTKYDKTSPIYIKADKNLKYDDVMFVLKTLKGAGFNKVALETNG; encoded by the coding sequence ATGGCCGTTAAATTTACCGATGAGACACCAGAGCTAAATATAACTCCTCTTGTTGATATTATGCTTGTTTTACTAGCCATTTTAATGGTTACTATGCCAACTATAACATATCAAGAGGATATTACTCTTCCAGATGGTTCAAAGGCGAAAACTTCAACATCTAAGCAAAAAGACCTTATAGTATCTATAAATTCGCAAGGACAAGTTAGAATTGATCAGAGTACTATGAGCCTTGCTGAGTTTCCTGATAATATTGCATTAATGAGTACAAAATACGATAAAACCTCGCCTATCTATATAAAAGCTGACAAAAATTTAAAATACGATGATGTTATGTTTGTATTAAAGACTTTGAAAGGTGCTGGTTTTAATAAAGTAGCTTTAGAGACAAACGGTTAA
- a CDS encoding TonB C-terminal domain-containing protein, with amino-acid sequence MSNKVKFPTLSSFLVASCIYVIIILILFIKLTFFAEPPKKYTDDKDAIMDVVMVDREVDQTIKAPKQADEVVKETKPEPKKESEEDKQETTNKPVVPDEPLPTPSLPTPPKEEPKPEPKKPEPKPEIPKPSEESKEDVKPEPKPEPKPTPKPVEKPKPKEPNIKDLFSDIDPTKLKKDDGIKKVENKVQSRKKSEASSSKAAKEASDIIKSLKIDQNPTAPKSQSTGTYDPLMGAITKQIQRRWQSYKADSANLAKVKVMIDQSGNFSYEILELSYNEEFNAKVKECLEKLTTEKFPFNPDKSTTFNLNLEDKIN; translated from the coding sequence ATGTCAAATAAAGTTAAATTTCCAACGCTTAGTTCGTTTCTTGTAGCGTCTTGTATTTACGTTATTATTATACTTATTTTGTTTATAAAGCTTACTTTTTTTGCAGAACCTCCTAAAAAATATACTGATGATAAAGATGCTATTATGGATGTGGTTATGGTTGATAGAGAAGTTGATCAAACCATTAAAGCTCCAAAACAAGCAGATGAAGTAGTTAAAGAGACAAAGCCTGAACCTAAAAAGGAATCTGAAGAAGATAAGCAAGAGACTACAAATAAGCCTGTTGTACCAGATGAACCATTGCCTACGCCAAGCTTACCAACTCCTCCAAAAGAGGAACCAAAACCTGAGCCTAAAAAACCAGAACCAAAGCCTGAAATCCCAAAACCAAGTGAAGAGTCTAAAGAAGATGTTAAACCAGAGCCAAAACCTGAGCCTAAGCCTACACCAAAGCCAGTTGAAAAGCCAAAACCCAAAGAGCCAAATATAAAAGATCTCTTTAGTGACATAGACCCTACAAAACTTAAAAAAGATGATGGTATAAAAAAGGTTGAAAATAAAGTGCAAAGCCGTAAAAAGAGCGAGGCCTCTAGCTCAAAGGCTGCAAAAGAGGCTAGTGATATTATAAAAAGCCTAAAGATAGATCAAAATCCAACCGCTCCAAAATCACAATCTACCGGTACTTACGATCCACTAATGGGTGCGATAACAAAACAAATTCAAAGAAGATGGCAAAGCTATAAGGCTGATTCTGCAAATTTGGCTAAAGTTAAAGTTATGATAGATCAAAGTGGAAATTTTAGCTATGAAATTTTAGAGCTATCATACAATGAAGAATTTAATGCAAAAGTAAAAGAGTGTCTTGAAAAGCTTACGACGGAGAAATTTCCTTTCAATCCAGACAAGAGCACTACTTTTAATTTAAATTTAGAAGATAAAATAAACTAA
- the tolB gene encoding Tol-Pal system protein TolB has translation MKKIFLFLCVALGLYAADATISVVNQGIALPKIALQDATTAVSDMAFKDKFFKIMLGDLKVSSDFEVIEDHVPSTYEGDATTNTMSDKGVELIFRYALEGSMGSPLTLRVKLINAKTATTKYEKVYTMPDGAKYPFLAHKSIVELTNELNLPPVGWMEKFIILSKYTSARQSSIIVADYTLTYQKTIVSGGLNIFPKWAGADQSKFYYTSYVSNKPTLFRYDLNSGTKTKIIDSIGMLIASDVSKDGSKILLTMAPKDQPDIFIYNTNSKNLTQITNYPGIDVNGNFVDNDSKIVFVSDRLGYPNVFATPAISGGSVEQMVFHGKNNNSVSTFENYVVYSSREASGSFNIYLISTQTDFIRQLTANGKNNYPRFSSDGQSVVFIKELGGQSSLGVVRLNENRSFQFPLKVGKIQSIDW, from the coding sequence ATGAAGAAAATTTTTCTTTTTTTATGCGTTGCTTTAGGGCTTTATGCTGCTGATGCGACGATATCTGTTGTAAATCAAGGTATTGCCTTGCCAAAGATAGCTTTGCAAGATGCAACAACTGCTGTTAGCGATATGGCTTTTAAAGATAAATTCTTTAAAATCATGCTAGGAGATCTAAAGGTTAGTTCCGATTTTGAAGTAATCGAAGATCATGTGCCTTCTACCTATGAAGGAGATGCAACCACTAATACAATGAGTGATAAAGGCGTCGAGCTTATCTTTAGATATGCTCTTGAAGGCTCTATGGGCTCGCCTCTTACTTTAAGAGTAAAACTGATAAACGCTAAGACAGCAACTACAAAATATGAGAAGGTTTATACAATGCCAGACGGTGCAAAGTATCCGTTTTTAGCGCATAAAAGTATAGTTGAGCTTACTAATGAACTAAATTTACCACCAGTTGGCTGGATGGAAAAATTTATTATTCTTTCAAAATATACTTCAGCTCGCCAAAGTTCTATCATAGTTGCTGATTATACACTTACATATCAAAAGACCATAGTAAGTGGTGGACTAAATATTTTCCCTAAATGGGCTGGAGCTGATCAAAGTAAATTTTACTATACATCTTATGTAAGCAATAAGCCAACTTTATTTAGATATGATCTAAATTCTGGTACAAAAACAAAGATAATTGATAGCATCGGCATGCTTATAGCCTCAGATGTTAGTAAAGATGGAAGTAAAATTTTATTAACCATGGCACCAAAAGATCAACCAGATATCTTTATTTATAATACAAATAGTAAAAATTTGACGCAGATTACTAATTATCCAGGTATAGATGTAAATGGAAATTTTGTAGATAATGATAGTAAGATAGTTTTTGTATCAGATAGGCTTGGTTATCCAAATGTTTTTGCAACTCCTGCGATTTCTGGCGGAAGCGTTGAACAAATGGTATTTCATGGTAAGAATAACAACTCTGTAAGCACATTTGAAAATTATGTTGTTTATTCAAGTAGGGAAGCAAGCGGTAGTTTTAATATATATCTAATTTCAACTCAAACGGATTTTATACGCCAGCTTACAGCAAATGGCAAAAATAACTATCCAAGATTCTCAAGCGATGGGCAAAGTGTCGTCTTTATAAAAGAGCTTGGCGGTCAAAGTTCACTAGGAGTTGTTAGGTTAAATGAAAACAGAAGTTTTCAGTTTCCTTTAAAAGTAGGAAAAATTCAATCTATAGATTGGTAA
- a CDS encoding OmpA family protein, with protein MKKVVLASVAVATLLLSGCSSKNPEVDMNSNSNQSADNSGSMSDADRLAALIANIESQVKSVYFDFDKFNIKADQQGVVSSNASVFNQADAQALSIKVEGNCDEWGTDEYNYALGLKRAKSAKDALVRNGVSADRIAVVSFGESNPVCTDKTKACDAQNRRADFKVLP; from the coding sequence ATGAAAAAAGTAGTTCTAGCAAGTGTTGCAGTTGCAACTTTATTGTTGAGCGGTTGTAGCTCAAAAAACCCTGAAGTTGATATGAATTCAAATTCAAATCAATCTGCAGACAATTCAGGTAGCATGAGTGATGCTGATAGATTAGCAGCTCTTATTGCTAACATCGAGAGTCAAGTTAAAAGTGTATACTTTGACTTTGATAAATTTAATATCAAAGCTGATCAACAAGGCGTTGTTAGCTCAAATGCATCAGTATTTAACCAAGCTGACGCTCAAGCTCTTTCTATAAAAGTAGAAGGTAACTGCGATGAGTGGGGTACAGATGAGTATAACTATGCCCTTGGTTTAAAACGTGCTAAAAGCGCTAAAGATGCTCTTGTAAGAAATGGCGTTAGTGCTGATAGAATCGCTGTAGTTAGCTTCGGCGAAAGCAATCCAGTTTGCACAGATAAAACAAAAGCTTGCGATGCTCAAAATAGACGTGCAGATTTCAAAGTACTTCCATAA
- a CDS encoding tetratricopeptide repeat protein, with product MNKKSIIVALIGATISITSGQEISAFDAGNMDSANPYGLTDNEKATLNNKRSVQNIEENMNSVLEQLQGLQSLIESMSARMNKLEQRINDIETKVNGGISDSGVSLTSLKAYVDETRDIQDKNYKNITAALNKLGAIMDKNAAQPKQNANPKQQNKPTSNFSGKSDKDILADGIKLLNSGNSTEAAEYFEYLNKKGYKTGATNYYLGEVAYSQKSYSTAIQYYKKSIHDEDKADYTPKLLYHTAISFDKIGDTQSANRFYKALKVGYPDSKEAKASPNRN from the coding sequence ATGAACAAAAAATCAATTATAGTGGCTCTCATTGGAGCCACTATCTCTATTACCTCCGGTCAAGAGATTTCAGCTTTTGATGCAGGCAATATGGATAGTGCGAATCCATATGGTCTAACTGACAATGAAAAAGCTACCCTAAATAATAAGCGAAGTGTTCAAAATATTGAAGAGAATATGAATAGTGTTTTAGAACAACTTCAAGGTTTGCAAAGCTTGATTGAGAGCATGAGTGCTAGAATGAATAAGCTTGAGCAGAGAATAAATGATATAGAGACGAAGGTAAATGGGGGCATAAGTGATTCTGGTGTAAGTTTGACATCACTGAAGGCTTATGTTGATGAGACTAGAGATATACAAGACAAAAACTACAAAAATATTACTGCAGCCTTAAACAAACTAGGTGCAATAATGGATAAAAATGCTGCCCAACCAAAGCAAAATGCAAATCCAAAACAACAAAATAAGCCAACTTCAAATTTTAGTGGAAAAAGCGATAAAGATATTTTGGCTGATGGCATTAAACTTCTAAATTCTGGCAATAGTACAGAAGCAGCTGAATATTTTGAATATTTAAATAAAAAAGGCTATAAAACTGGTGCAACAAATTATTATTTAGGTGAAGTTGCTTACAGTCAAAAATCATACAGTACAGCTATACAATACTATAAAAAAAGCATACATGACGAAGATAAGGCTGACTATACACCAAAACTTCTATATCACACAGCTATAAGCTTTGATAAGATAGGTGATACGCAAAGTGCAAATAGATTTTATAAGGCTTTAAAAGTCGGTTATCCAGATAGCAAAGAAGCCAAAGCCTCTCCCAATAGAAACTAA
- a CDS encoding FKBP-type peptidyl-prolyl cis-trans isomerase: MIVSKDQVITMFYELKDANTGEILESNMQEGGQISFITGHGHIIEKLEEEVSKLKSGERATISVKAAEGCGEYNNEAIQSLPKEQFAGIDLHEGMELFGQNEDGSSVRVIVKEIKDDEVTVDFNHPYAGKDLLFNVEVLEVRDATEDEKATGMVAGAHTCGCGGHDHEHEHECCGGHGHGHGHGHEDGGCGCGGHGHHHH; encoded by the coding sequence ATTATTGTGAGTAAAGATCAAGTTATAACTATGTTTTACGAACTAAAAGATGCTAACACTGGTGAAATTTTAGAGTCAAACATGCAAGAAGGTGGCCAAATTTCATTTATAACAGGGCATGGCCATATTATAGAAAAGCTTGAAGAAGAAGTAAGCAAATTAAAATCAGGCGAAAGAGCAACTATAAGCGTAAAGGCAGCAGAGGGTTGTGGTGAATATAATAATGAAGCCATTCAGTCGTTACCAAAAGAGCAATTTGCTGGTATAGATTTGCATGAAGGAATGGAACTTTTTGGTCAAAATGAGGATGGCTCAAGCGTTCGTGTTATTGTTAAAGAGATCAAAGATGATGAAGTGACAGTTGATTTTAATCACCCATATGCTGGTAAAGATTTACTATTTAATGTTGAAGTTTTAGAAGTTAGAGATGCGACAGAAGATGAAAAAGCAACAGGCATGGTGGCTGGGGCTCATACTTGCGGTTGTGGTGGTCACGATCATGAGCATGAGCATGAGTGCTGCGGGGGTCATGGACACGGGCATGGACACGGACACGAGGATGGTGGTTGCGGTTGCGGTGGACATGGACATCACCATCACTAA